One segment of Pseudodesulfovibrio sp. 5S69 DNA contains the following:
- a CDS encoding TIGR04283 family arsenosugar biosynthesis glycosyltransferase, whose product MDPMATSARSISVIIPVYGESAIINRTVRQVRASALDRPVEIVVADGGPGHTTLKTLREPDVAGVRCPPGRGVQMNAGAAVAGGDVLLFLHADTRLPEGWPEAVDRALVRDGGRVRAGAFSLAIDSRRWALAVVARFANLRSRLERVPYGDQAPFLDAALFRELGGFATIPIMEDVELFRRLKRRGEPVAILGERVLTSPRRWERDGVVRRTLGNWRLRLRYALGAAPEDLARSYRPGSGED is encoded by the coding sequence ATGGACCCGATGGCAACCTCCGCACGTTCCATTTCCGTGATCATCCCGGTGTACGGCGAGTCCGCGATCATCAATCGGACGGTCCGGCAGGTGCGCGCATCCGCTTTGGACCGGCCGGTGGAGATCGTGGTGGCCGACGGCGGACCGGGCCACACGACCCTGAAGACTCTGCGCGAACCGGACGTGGCCGGGGTGCGTTGCCCGCCCGGCCGGGGCGTGCAGATGAACGCGGGCGCAGCCGTGGCCGGAGGGGACGTCCTGCTCTTCCTGCACGCGGACACCCGGCTGCCCGAGGGGTGGCCGGAGGCCGTGGACCGCGCCCTCGTCAGGGACGGCGGCCGCGTCCGGGCCGGGGCCTTTTCCCTGGCCATCGATTCCCGCCGATGGGCCCTGGCCGTGGTCGCCCGGTTCGCCAACCTGCGCTCCCGCTTGGAGCGCGTGCCTTACGGCGACCAGGCCCCGTTCCTCGATGCGGCGCTGTTTCGCGAACTGGGCGGATTCGCGACCATCCCGATTATGGAGGACGTGGAACTGTTCCGGCGGCTCAAGCGGCGGGGCGAGCCGGTCGCCATTCTCGGGGAGCGCGTCCTGACCTCCCCCCGGCGGTGGGAGCGCGACGGCGTGGTCCGGCGGACGCTCGGCAACTGGCGGCTGCGGCTGCGCTACGCCCTGGGCGCCGCGCCCGAGGACCTGGCGCGTTCCTACCGGCCCGGCAGCGGGGAGGATTGA
- a CDS encoding glucan biosynthesis protein, giving the protein MASSHIPCPTSRRVRPLAALLFAVAGLALFAVSGAAFAEPPSAEPFDYAVLKGRARALAGQPYADHEGEIPQAVASMNWDQYQAIHFNKAHALWRGGRSKFQATLFHLGLYFKRPVAIYELKGGKAVRVAYDAGLFDYGTSGIDPAGLPGDMGFAGFRLQFAPDWERDVVAFLGASYFRAVGKEMQYGLSARGLAVDTALSRPEEFPVFTAFWLERPKPGSNTATVYALLDSPSVAGAYRFDITPGDTLVMRVDAALYPRKPIERLGIAPLTSMFMVGENDRRTGYDWRPEIHDSDGLALHTGAGEWLWRPLNNPRSLRFNAYVDDNPRGFGLLQRDQNFDHYQDDGVYYDKRPSLWVVPRGDWGKGAVELVEIPALDETFDNIVAFWHPAEAVVPGKEMLFSYDLFWGTASPGPKDLARVADTFTGLGGAVGKRRTHYSKRFVVDFTGGPLAGLGKDAQVKASIKTTAGEVELASVLPLDSVHGYRVRFDLVPPDESEHPINLRMILTSGGQTLSETWTYQWSPPPADQRRLHNAGHLQ; this is encoded by the coding sequence ATGGCCTCTTCACATATTCCCTGTCCCACATCGCGCCGCGTGCGCCCGTTGGCCGCGCTGTTGTTCGCTGTCGCGGGCCTTGCTCTGTTCGCCGTGTCCGGAGCCGCCTTTGCGGAGCCGCCGTCCGCCGAACCCTTTGACTACGCCGTGCTCAAGGGCCGGGCCCGCGCCCTGGCCGGGCAGCCGTATGCCGACCACGAGGGCGAGATTCCCCAGGCGGTCGCGAGTATGAACTGGGACCAATACCAAGCCATCCATTTCAACAAGGCCCACGCCCTGTGGCGCGGCGGCAGGTCGAAATTCCAGGCCACGCTGTTCCATTTGGGGCTGTACTTCAAGCGGCCCGTGGCCATCTATGAACTCAAGGGCGGCAAGGCCGTCCGGGTCGCCTACGACGCCGGGCTGTTCGACTACGGCACGTCCGGCATCGACCCGGCCGGGCTGCCTGGGGACATGGGCTTCGCGGGTTTCCGCCTGCAGTTCGCCCCGGACTGGGAGCGTGACGTGGTCGCCTTCCTGGGCGCGAGCTATTTCCGAGCCGTGGGCAAGGAGATGCAGTACGGCCTGTCCGCGCGCGGCCTGGCCGTGGACACCGCCCTGTCCCGGCCCGAGGAATTTCCGGTCTTCACCGCCTTCTGGCTGGAACGCCCGAAACCGGGCAGCAACACGGCCACGGTCTACGCGCTGCTCGATTCGCCGAGCGTGGCCGGAGCCTACCGTTTCGACATCACCCCCGGCGACACGCTCGTGATGCGCGTGGACGCAGCCCTGTATCCGCGCAAGCCCATCGAGCGGCTGGGCATCGCCCCGCTGACCAGCATGTTCATGGTCGGCGAGAACGACCGGCGCACGGGGTACGACTGGCGGCCGGAAATCCACGACTCGGACGGCCTGGCCCTGCACACCGGCGCGGGCGAGTGGCTCTGGCGGCCCCTGAACAACCCGCGCTCCCTGCGCTTCAACGCCTATGTGGACGACAACCCCAGGGGCTTCGGCCTGCTCCAGCGCGACCAGAACTTCGACCACTACCAGGACGACGGCGTGTACTACGACAAGCGCCCAAGCCTGTGGGTCGTGCCGCGCGGCGACTGGGGCAAGGGCGCGGTGGAGCTGGTGGAGATTCCGGCCCTGGACGAGACCTTCGACAACATCGTGGCCTTCTGGCACCCGGCCGAAGCCGTGGTGCCCGGCAAGGAAATGCTCTTCAGCTATGACCTCTTCTGGGGCACGGCCTCGCCCGGCCCGAAGGACCTGGCCCGCGTGGCCGATACCTTCACCGGCCTGGGCGGCGCGGTCGGCAAGCGGCGCACACATTACAGCAAGCGGTTCGTGGTCGATTTCACGGGCGGCCCGCTGGCCGGGCTGGGCAAGGACGCCCAGGTCAAGGCCTCCATCAAGACCACGGCGGGCGAGGTCGAGTTGGCCTCGGTCCTGCCGCTTGATTCGGTGCACGGCTACCGCGTCCGTTTCGACCTGGTCCCGCCGGACGAGAGCGAGCACCCGATCAACCTGCGCATGATCCTGACTTCGGGCGGCCAAACCCTGTCCGAGACCTGGACCTACCAGTGGAGCCCGCCACCGGCGGACCAGCGGCGGTTGCACAACGCCGGACACCTGCAATAG
- a CDS encoding threonine aldolase family protein produces MSDLKSFASDNNSGAHPAVMEAVVRVNTGHLKSYGDDELSIHTDEVFKEYFGSQARIHYVTTGTAANVLGLRSVTHTYNSVLCAEQAHINNDECGAPEAFGGIKLVPIPSPDGKLTPGMVAPYLGHVGFVHASQPKVISITQPTEVGKLYTLKEIEDLVEFAHDRDLLVHLDGARLANACAALNCSFFDMTTALDVDFISFGGTKNGCLMGEAVIFLNPDIGQGFPYLRKQAMQLVSKMRFVSAQLEAYLKDDLWLKNAQNANAMAKRLAEKAGAIDGVTIKGTVDCNSLFAHIPPEATEILLKKYYFYVWNEHDQTVRWMTSWATTEAMVDEFVDDLRQAMQAVA; encoded by the coding sequence ATGAGCGATTTGAAATCCTTTGCCAGCGACAACAACTCGGGGGCCCACCCGGCCGTCATGGAGGCCGTGGTCCGGGTCAACACCGGGCACCTCAAGTCCTACGGCGACGACGAACTGTCCATCCACACCGATGAGGTGTTCAAGGAATACTTCGGGTCCCAGGCGCGCATCCATTACGTGACCACCGGCACGGCGGCCAACGTCCTCGGCCTGCGCTCCGTGACCCACACCTACAACTCCGTGCTCTGCGCCGAGCAGGCCCACATCAACAACGACGAGTGCGGCGCGCCCGAGGCCTTCGGCGGCATCAAGCTGGTGCCCATCCCGTCTCCGGACGGCAAGCTCACGCCCGGCATGGTCGCCCCCTACCTCGGGCACGTCGGCTTCGTGCACGCCTCCCAGCCCAAGGTCATCTCCATCACCCAGCCCACCGAGGTGGGCAAGCTGTACACCCTCAAGGAGATCGAGGACCTGGTGGAATTCGCCCACGACCGCGACCTGCTGGTGCACCTGGACGGCGCGCGCCTGGCCAACGCCTGCGCGGCGCTCAACTGCTCCTTCTTCGACATGACCACCGCCCTGGACGTGGACTTCATCTCCTTCGGCGGGACCAAGAACGGCTGCCTCATGGGCGAGGCCGTGATCTTCCTCAACCCGGACATCGGCCAGGGCTTTCCCTACCTGCGCAAGCAGGCCATGCAGTTGGTCTCCAAGATGCGCTTCGTCTCGGCCCAGCTCGAGGCCTACCTCAAGGACGACCTGTGGCTCAAGAACGCGCAGAACGCCAACGCCATGGCCAAACGGCTGGCCGAAAAGGCCGGGGCCATCGACGGCGTGACCATCAAGGGCACCGTGGACTGCAACTCCCTGTTCGCGCACATCCCGCCCGAGGCCACGGAGATTCTGCTCAAGAAATACTACTTCTACGTATGGAACGAGCACGATCAGACCGTGCGCTGGATGACCTCCTGGGCCACCACCGAGGCGATGGTCGACGAGTTCGTGGACGACCTGCGTCAGGCCATGCAGGCGGTAGCATGA
- a CDS encoding lysophospholipid acyltransferase family protein, protein MEDRLAGPLFNLDSPFNDPVRHTLFSMVRRPLAKVLRLDTLNSLYSILQAGECDGCFVDKALDLLGVRFSVHGQPVSRVPRTGPLVAVCNHPFGVLEGLLLVRILREVRSDIKIMANFMLGMIPEMDDLIIQVDPFGGAGASRKNIAGLKACMRWLKNGGMLVVFPAGEVSSLKVKKRRVGDPLWSPMIGRIIRKTGAAALPVFFDGRNSGLFQTLGLIHPRLRTVLLPHENLKHAARDVIGVRLGTVIGQDKLAELDGDQAVVDYLRFRTYLLRRERKPRFHFKGREAKRRMDPIANSRGKHILASEVASLPDENVLLHNGEFTVFHAAADEIPRLLREIGIRREETFRQVGEGTGRAMDIDRFDDAYRHLVLWNHKEREVAGAYRFALTDEIMAEKGPDGLYTSTLFNYRPGFLEGLGPALELGRSFVVPKYQRSYQPLLMLWKGLAEYVARNPRYHRLFGCVSISSEYSVVARELIVGFMERHCSLPELAHMALPKRPPKVKRLKRLDFSLPDGVFDDPEDVADFVRDVEDGRSIPVLLKQYLKLGGKIIGFNMDPDFGNCMDGLILVDLLKSDPKVLSRFMGRDGVSRFHAANRSAVAAPAEPVRVGDAAA, encoded by the coding sequence ATGGAAGATCGCCTTGCCGGTCCGCTGTTCAATCTGGATTCGCCCTTCAACGACCCCGTCCGCCACACCCTTTTTTCCATGGTCAGGCGCCCCCTGGCCAAAGTGCTCAGACTCGACACACTGAACTCGCTCTACTCGATCCTGCAGGCAGGGGAGTGCGACGGCTGTTTCGTGGACAAAGCCCTGGACCTGCTCGGGGTACGCTTCTCGGTGCACGGCCAGCCCGTCAGCCGGGTACCGCGCACCGGGCCGCTGGTCGCGGTGTGCAACCATCCCTTCGGCGTGCTCGAGGGGCTGCTCCTGGTGCGCATCCTGCGCGAGGTCCGTTCGGACATCAAGATCATGGCCAACTTCATGCTCGGCATGATCCCGGAGATGGACGACCTGATCATCCAGGTGGACCCCTTCGGCGGGGCCGGGGCCTCGCGCAAGAACATCGCCGGGCTCAAGGCCTGCATGCGCTGGCTCAAGAACGGCGGCATGCTGGTGGTCTTCCCGGCGGGCGAGGTGTCCAGCCTGAAGGTCAAGAAGCGCCGCGTAGGCGACCCGCTCTGGAGCCCCATGATCGGGCGGATCATCCGCAAGACCGGGGCCGCGGCCCTGCCGGTCTTCTTCGACGGGCGCAACTCCGGCCTGTTCCAGACCCTGGGGCTCATCCACCCCCGGCTACGCACCGTGCTTCTGCCCCACGAGAACCTGAAGCACGCCGCCCGCGACGTCATCGGCGTGCGCCTGGGCACGGTCATCGGCCAGGACAAGCTGGCCGAGCTTGACGGCGACCAGGCGGTGGTCGACTACCTGCGCTTCCGCACCTACCTGCTGCGCCGCGAGCGCAAACCGCGTTTCCACTTCAAGGGGCGCGAGGCCAAACGGCGCATGGACCCCATCGCCAATTCGCGCGGCAAGCACATCCTCGCCTCCGAGGTGGCCAGCCTGCCCGACGAAAACGTCCTGCTGCACAACGGCGAATTCACCGTGTTCCACGCCGCGGCCGACGAGATACCCAGGCTGCTGCGCGAGATCGGCATCCGCCGCGAGGAGACCTTCCGCCAGGTGGGCGAGGGCACGGGCCGGGCCATGGACATCGACCGATTCGACGACGCCTACCGCCACCTGGTGCTCTGGAACCACAAGGAGCGCGAGGTGGCCGGGGCGTACCGTTTCGCCCTGACCGACGAGATCATGGCCGAAAAGGGGCCGGACGGGCTGTACACCTCGACCCTGTTCAACTACCGCCCCGGTTTCCTGGAGGGGCTCGGGCCCGCCCTGGAGCTGGGCCGATCCTTCGTGGTCCCCAAGTACCAGCGCAGCTACCAGCCGCTCCTGATGCTCTGGAAGGGGCTGGCCGAATACGTGGCCCGCAATCCCCGCTACCACCGCCTCTTCGGCTGCGTCTCCATCTCCAGCGAATATTCCGTGGTCGCCCGCGAGCTCATCGTCGGCTTCATGGAGCGTCACTGCTCCCTGCCGGAGTTGGCCCACATGGCCCTGCCCAAGCGGCCACCCAAGGTCAAGCGGTTGAAGCGACTGGATTTCTCCCTGCCTGACGGGGTGTTCGACGACCCCGAGGACGTGGCCGACTTCGTCCGCGACGTAGAGGACGGCCGGTCCATTCCGGTGCTGCTCAAGCAGTACCTCAAGCTGGGCGGCAAGATCATCGGCTTCAACATGGACCCGGATTTCGGCAACTGCATGGACGGGCTTATCCTGGTGGACCTGCTCAAATCCGACCCCAAGGTTCTGTCCCGGTTCATGGGCCGCGACGGGGTAAGCCGTTTCCACGCCGCCAACCGCAGCGCGGTCGCCGCGCCGGCGGAACCGGTCCGGGTCGGCGACGCGGCCGCCTGA
- a CDS encoding TIGR04282 family arsenosugar biosynthesis glycosyltransferase yields MRDCLLFFVRHPEPGRVKTRMIGPARPELVADFYAAMVEGMLDRLDNGLGADLIVCFTPATRVEVMRAWLGPNRRFLAQRGRDLGERMANAFRDAFALGYDRAVLTGSDIPGLTPSIVRQGLDALAPGRAALGPAEDGGYFLAGFYRDGFVPALFDEAQWGGSRVYARALERLAAADMDAAVLDRLADLDTVDDLRAMLDSPGCPLAGRALALARKLVGR; encoded by the coding sequence ATGCGCGACTGCCTGCTGTTCTTCGTCCGCCACCCGGAACCCGGACGGGTCAAAACCCGGATGATCGGCCCGGCCCGGCCCGAACTGGTGGCCGACTTCTACGCGGCCATGGTCGAGGGCATGCTCGATCGACTCGATAACGGGCTCGGCGCGGACCTGATTGTCTGTTTCACGCCCGCCACGCGGGTCGAGGTCATGCGGGCGTGGCTCGGCCCGAACCGCCGCTTCCTGGCCCAGCGGGGCAGGGACCTGGGCGAGCGCATGGCGAACGCATTTCGGGACGCCTTTGCCTTGGGCTATGACCGGGCGGTCCTGACCGGCAGCGACATCCCCGGGCTGACGCCGTCCATCGTCCGCCAGGGGCTCGACGCGCTTGCCCCCGGACGGGCGGCCCTGGGCCCGGCCGAGGACGGCGGCTACTTTCTGGCGGGCTTTTACCGCGACGGGTTTGTCCCGGCCCTGTTCGACGAGGCGCAGTGGGGGGGCTCCAGGGTGTACGCGCGGGCCCTGGAGCGGCTGGCGGCGGCGGATATGGACGCGGCCGTGCTCGACCGGTTGGCGGACCTGGACACCGTGGACGACCTGCGGGCCATGCTCGATTCGCCCGGCTGCCCCCTGGCCGGAAGGGCTCTGGCGCTGGCCCGGAAGCTGGTTGGGCGCTGA
- a CDS encoding TIGR00730 family Rossman fold protein has protein sequence MSRELKRLCVYLGSNPGNNPAYVAAAESVGRELAARGIGLVYGGSSTGLMGRLADACLAEGGEVIGVIPKRLVEKEIAHQGLTESHVVNSMHERKQLMADFSDGFITLPGGIGTLEEFFEVLTWNQIGYHAKPCGLLDVNGYYTCLAEHMDRMVAEGFLMADHRRMVLTSPDPGELIDLFAEYDPPHVDKWIELKKGL, from the coding sequence ATGAGCCGGGAACTGAAACGCCTCTGCGTCTACCTGGGGTCCAATCCGGGCAACAACCCGGCCTACGTGGCCGCTGCCGAATCGGTCGGCCGCGAGCTGGCCGCGCGCGGGATCGGCCTGGTCTACGGCGGGTCCTCCACCGGGCTCATGGGCCGCCTTGCCGACGCCTGCCTGGCCGAGGGCGGCGAGGTCATCGGGGTCATCCCCAAGCGGCTGGTCGAGAAGGAAATCGCCCACCAGGGACTGACCGAGTCCCACGTGGTCAACTCCATGCACGAGCGCAAGCAGCTCATGGCCGACTTCTCGGACGGGTTCATCACCCTGCCCGGCGGCATCGGCACGCTGGAGGAGTTTTTCGAGGTCCTGACCTGGAATCAGATCGGCTACCACGCCAAGCCGTGCGGCCTGCTGGACGTGAACGGCTACTACACCTGCCTGGCCGAGCACATGGATCGCATGGTCGCCGAGGGTTTCCTCATGGCCGACCACCGGCGCATGGTCCTGACCAGCCCCGACCCCGGCGAGCTGATCGACCTGTTCGCCGAGTACGATCCGCCGCATGTGGACAAATGGATTGAATTGAAAAAGGGCCTCTAG
- the nhaA gene encoding Na+/H+ antiporter NhaA: protein MTRPEDRPLPVHYVLHSFDKFFRMEAAGGIALMACTMAALVWANSPWAPSYEALWQTRLTVGVGGWVLSKPVLLWINDGLMAIFFFLVGLEIKRELLVGGLSTPSRTIMPVAAAMGGMAVPALIFFGLNAGHESIAGWGIPMATDIAFALGIMSLLGSRVPVGLKIFLTAVAIVDDIGAILVIAIFYTASLNLTALFVGLAGLALMAVLNLRWRIRHSIPYLALGVIVWFAFLLSGIHATIAGVLAAMTIPAGTRMNCATFVAELREAAEVFEMAITPGKSVLTNKEQQMALHAMEHAYEAATTPLQNIEHGLHPWVSFFIMPVFALANAGVSLDAEVFRELFSPVSIGVFVGLVVGKQVGVTGACWLVNRLGLAAFPDRTTLVHLWGAACLAGVGFTMSIFIGNLAFDEGSSLVALAKIAILFASLVSGALGFVVLKYVAPASPAGGAETNSQA from the coding sequence ATGACCCGACCCGAGGACAGGCCGCTGCCGGTTCACTACGTACTCCATTCCTTCGACAAGTTCTTCCGCATGGAGGCGGCGGGCGGCATCGCGCTCATGGCCTGCACCATGGCGGCTCTGGTCTGGGCCAACTCGCCGTGGGCCCCCTCCTACGAGGCGTTGTGGCAGACCCGGCTGACCGTGGGTGTGGGCGGCTGGGTCCTGTCCAAGCCCGTGCTGCTGTGGATCAACGACGGGCTCATGGCCATCTTTTTCTTCCTGGTGGGGCTGGAGATCAAGCGTGAACTGCTGGTGGGCGGGCTGTCCACCCCGAGCCGAACCATCATGCCCGTGGCCGCGGCCATGGGCGGCATGGCCGTGCCCGCGCTGATCTTCTTCGGCCTGAACGCGGGCCACGAGTCCATCGCGGGCTGGGGCATCCCCATGGCCACGGACATCGCCTTCGCGCTGGGGATCATGTCCCTGCTCGGCAGTCGCGTGCCCGTTGGGCTCAAGATATTCCTGACCGCCGTGGCCATCGTGGACGACATCGGGGCCATCCTGGTCATCGCCATCTTCTACACCGCCTCCCTGAACCTGACGGCCCTGTTTGTCGGGCTGGCCGGGTTGGCGCTCATGGCCGTGCTCAACCTGCGCTGGCGCATCCGCCATTCCATCCCGTACCTGGCCCTCGGGGTGATCGTCTGGTTCGCCTTCCTCCTGTCCGGCATCCACGCAACCATCGCGGGCGTGCTGGCGGCCATGACCATCCCGGCCGGGACGCGCATGAATTGCGCCACCTTCGTCGCCGAGTTGCGCGAGGCGGCCGAGGTTTTCGAGATGGCCATCACGCCGGGCAAGAGCGTGCTGACCAACAAGGAGCAGCAGATGGCCCTGCACGCCATGGAGCACGCCTACGAGGCGGCCACCACGCCCTTGCAGAACATCGAGCACGGCCTGCATCCCTGGGTCTCCTTCTTCATCATGCCGGTCTTCGCCCTGGCCAACGCGGGCGTATCCCTGGACGCCGAGGTCTTCCGCGAACTGTTTAGCCCGGTCTCGATCGGGGTGTTCGTCGGCCTGGTCGTGGGCAAGCAGGTCGGTGTGACCGGGGCGTGCTGGCTGGTGAACAGGCTCGGCCTGGCCGCCTTCCCGGACCGGACCACACTGGTCCACCTGTGGGGCGCGGCCTGCCTGGCGGGCGTGGGCTTCACCATGTCCATCTTCATCGGCAACCTGGCCTTCGACGAGGGCTCCTCCCTGGTGGCCCTGGCCAAGATCGCCATCCTGTTCGCCTCCCTGGTCTCGGGCGCGCTCGGTTTCGTGGTCCTCAAGTACGTGGCCCCGGCCAGCCCGGCGGGCGGCGCGGAGACCAACTCCCAGGCGTAG
- a CDS encoding DsbA family protein: protein MRKNLILLPLLIVALALFAGCRQADDTSSEKAKPAPESGQHGSASAPAEPRIPNGCSPEFRALYDNAVVELHGQGTLDVVVVTDPLCWHCRLADKLLREYPKLYGTLRLSFFPRRSFIGSDMAAWVLEDAAGTDRLPKLAKFAYHDLKQPKTQDLMEARMLVLAQFTRAFPELLKGTTIEKLYVRLQKKREPHVLESAMLARTAHLPGTPILVAGDKVVLGFGPEVWLKVLGEAQMCK from the coding sequence ATGCGCAAGAATCTGATCCTCCTGCCCCTGCTGATCGTCGCTCTGGCCCTTTTCGCCGGTTGCCGCCAGGCCGACGACACGTCGTCCGAGAAGGCCAAGCCCGCGCCCGAGTCCGGCCAGCATGGCTCGGCCTCGGCCCCGGCCGAGCCCCGCATCCCCAACGGCTGTTCGCCCGAGTTTCGGGCCCTGTACGACAACGCGGTGGTCGAGCTGCACGGCCAAGGCACCCTGGACGTGGTCGTCGTCACCGACCCCCTGTGCTGGCACTGCCGCCTGGCCGACAAGCTGTTGCGGGAATACCCCAAGCTGTACGGTACGTTGCGCCTCTCCTTTTTCCCGCGCCGCAGCTTCATCGGTTCGGACATGGCCGCCTGGGTCCTGGAGGACGCGGCGGGCACGGACCGTCTGCCGAAGCTGGCCAAGTTCGCCTACCACGACCTGAAGCAGCCCAAGACCCAGGACCTCATGGAGGCGCGCATGCTCGTCCTGGCCCAGTTCACTCGGGCCTTCCCCGAGCTGCTCAAGGGCACGACCATCGAGAAGCTGTACGTGCGCCTGCAAAAGAAGCGCGAGCCCCACGTGCTTGAGAGCGCCATGCTCGCCCGTACGGCCCATCTGCCCGGCACGCCCATCCTGGTGGCGGGCGACAAGGTGGTCCTGGGCTTCGGGCCCGAGGTCTGGCTCAAGGTCCTGGGCGAAGCCCAGATGTGCAAGTAG
- a CDS encoding pyridoxamine 5'-phosphate oxidase family protein, with translation MRKGVTEDKGVLADILDKAEVVWLALVDDEGPHCVPVNFAVEGDTLFVHSGKRGRKAACLDSGAPLAFSAAVDMELKTSEDNACELGYRFRSVMGRGVPRRLTGDEKMRALDLITLKYAGRAMPYNEKVLAITGAYAIDMHSATARIKE, from the coding sequence ATGCGCAAAGGCGTGACCGAAGACAAAGGCGTGCTGGCCGACATCCTGGACAAGGCCGAGGTAGTCTGGCTGGCCCTGGTCGACGACGAGGGCCCGCACTGCGTGCCCGTGAATTTCGCGGTGGAGGGCGACACCCTGTTCGTCCACTCGGGCAAAAGGGGCCGCAAGGCCGCCTGCCTGGACTCGGGCGCTCCCCTGGCCTTTTCCGCTGCCGTGGACATGGAACTCAAGACCAGCGAAGACAACGCCTGCGAGTTGGGTTATCGTTTTCGCTCGGTTATGGGCCGCGGCGTGCCGCGCCGGCTTACCGGCGACGAAAAGATGCGCGCACTGGACCTGATTACCCTCAAGTATGCGGGCCGCGCCATGCCCTACAACGAAAAGGTCCTGGCCATTACCGGTGCATACGCCATCGACATGCATTCCGCCACCGCGCGGATCAAGGAATAG
- a CDS encoding GDSL-type esterase/lipase family protein, whose translation MITFFIGDSLTLGCGDEAGLGWPGRLASAMMHHGQDLTWYNLGVRANTTTKIRERWKEEVTRRFLPGQNTRLVFSFGVADISNDVPAKASFDNAEAILSEAKALGPTLFIGPMPVGDQDRTERIIQLSLGFESVCERLGVPHVPVIGFLRESDAYASALEAYDNVHPAAKGYATLAEYLMQTHAAREFLGLD comes from the coding sequence ATGATCACCTTTTTCATCGGCGATTCCCTGACGCTCGGCTGCGGCGACGAGGCCGGGCTCGGCTGGCCCGGACGGCTCGCCTCCGCCATGATGCACCACGGCCAGGACCTGACCTGGTACAACCTCGGCGTGCGCGCCAACACCACGACCAAGATCCGCGAGCGCTGGAAGGAGGAGGTCACGCGCCGTTTCCTGCCGGGCCAGAACACCCGGCTGGTCTTCTCCTTCGGCGTGGCCGACATCTCCAACGACGTGCCCGCCAAGGCCTCCTTCGACAATGCCGAGGCCATCCTGTCCGAGGCCAAGGCCTTGGGCCCGACCCTGTTCATCGGCCCCATGCCCGTGGGCGACCAGGACAGGACCGAGCGCATCATCCAGCTTTCCCTGGGGTTCGAGTCCGTGTGCGAGCGGCTCGGCGTGCCCCACGTCCCGGTGATCGGCTTCCTGCGCGAATCCGACGCCTACGCCTCGGCCCTTGAGGCCTACGACAATGTCCATCCGGCGGCCAAGGGGTACGCAACCCTGGCCGAGTACCTGATGCAAACCCACGCGGCCCGGGAGTTCCTCGGGCTGGACTAA